In one window of Amblyomma americanum isolate KBUSLIRL-KWMA chromosome 9, ASM5285725v1, whole genome shotgun sequence DNA:
- the Uba4 gene encoding ubiquitin-like activating enzyme 4 isoform X1, translating into MDSHDSEVAALRAQVKAKDGEIQRLRQALSHQQVSTFVPLHFHATFADAGALLRLFKALGGVIDAALSSDDVSRYSRQMLLPGFGVQGQKALKSASVLIVGAGGLGCPCAAYLAAAGVGRIGIIDFDAVETSNLHRQILHSEAKVGLSKVDSLVIALRQLNSQPEYVQHCAVLDSSNALDVIGRYRVVVDASDNAATRYLVNDACVRLGRPLVSGSALRWEGQLTVYGHGGGPCYRCLFPQPPPTTTVTNCSEGGVAGMVPGVIGCMQALEVVKILTGYGEVCSGKLLLFDGTDARWRQVALRGKLPDCPVCSNPSAEATLQDYAAWCGMGPANKCCGISVLPKELRISCQDLKDRLLRKQPGCLLLDVRPECQFEMCHLPGSINVPFEELDNELSSLEGRIADAAEVVVICRRGNDSQLAVEKLRQAWKQAVKVCDVRGGLEAWTKTVDPSFPSY; encoded by the exons ATGGACTCGCATGACTCGGAGGTAGCTGCTCTACGCGCCCAAGTGAAAGCAAAGGATGGGGAGATACAGCGGCTTCGCCAAGCTCTGTCACACCAACAGGTAAGTACATTCGTTCCACTCCACTTTCACGCGACTTTCGCTGATGCTGGCGCGCTTCTTCGCTTGTTCAAGGCTCTGGGAGGTGTGATCGACGCGGCTTTGAGCAGTGACGATGTGTCGCGTTACAGCAGACAGATGCTGCTGCCAGGCTTCGGCGTACAAG GTCAGAAGGCTCTCAAGTCGGCATCCGTGCTAATCGTTGGAGCTGGCGGGTTGGGATGCCCGTGTGCTGCATACCTAGCAGCTGCTGGAGTTG GTCGAATAGGAATAATTGATTTTGATGCTGTGGAAACAAGCAACCTCCACCGACAGATTCTCCACTCGGAAGCCAAAGTGGGCTTGTCCAAAGTAGATTCACTCGTGATTGCCCTTCGGCA GCTAAACTCTCAGCCGGAATATGTGCAGCACTGTGCGGTTCTTGACAGTTCTAATGCCTTGGATGTCATCGGCAG GTACCGAGTGGTGGTCGATGCCAGCGACAACGCAGCCACCAGGTACCTGGTTAACGACGCATGCGTGCGCTTGGGCCGACCGCTGGTGTCGGGCAGCGCACTGCGTTGGGAGGGTCAGCTGACGGTGTATGGGCACGGCGGTGGGCCGTGCTATCGGTGCCTCTTCCCTCAGCCACCACCCACCACCACGGTCACCAACTGCTCGGAAGGAGGTGTCGCTGGCATGG TTCCGGGTGTCATTGGCTGCATGCAAGCACTGGAAGTGGTGAAAATCCTGACTGGCTATGGAG AGGTCTGTTCTGGAAAGTTGCTCTTGTTCGACGGCACCGATGCCAGGTGGCGACAGGTGGCACTGAGGGGAAAGCTGCCTGACTGTCCCGTCTGTTccaacccgtccgcagaggctACGCTACAGGACTACGCTGCCTGGTGTGGGATGGGGCCAGCAAATAAG tgtTGCGGCATTTCTGTGCTACCCAAGGAGCTGCGCATTTCATGTCAG GACCTGAAGGATCGGCTTCTGCGCAAGCAGCCAGGCTGTCTTTTGCTGGACGTCCGACCCGAGTGCCAGTTTGAGATGTGCCACTTGCCTGGCAGTATCA ATGTTCCATTTGAAGAACTGGATAATGAGCTGAGTTCACTGGAGGGAAGGATAGCAGACGCTGCAGAAG TGGTGGTCATCTGCCGTCGCGGCAACGACTCCCAGCTTGCGGTCGAAAAGCTGAGGCAGGCTTGGAAGCAGGCGGTCAAGGTGTGCGACGTGCGAGGCGGCCTGGAGGCCTGGACCAAGACTGTGGACCCCAGCTTTCCTTCCTACTGA
- the Uba4 gene encoding ubiquitin-like activating enzyme 4 isoform X2 produces the protein MDSHDSEVAALRAQVKAKDGEIQRLRQALSHQQALGGVIDAALSSDDVSRYSRQMLLPGFGVQGQKALKSASVLIVGAGGLGCPCAAYLAAAGVGRIGIIDFDAVETSNLHRQILHSEAKVGLSKVDSLVIALRQLNSQPEYVQHCAVLDSSNALDVIGRYRVVVDASDNAATRYLVNDACVRLGRPLVSGSALRWEGQLTVYGHGGGPCYRCLFPQPPPTTTVTNCSEGGVAGMVPGVIGCMQALEVVKILTGYGEVCSGKLLLFDGTDARWRQVALRGKLPDCPVCSNPSAEATLQDYAAWCGMGPANKCCGISVLPKELRISCQDLKDRLLRKQPGCLLLDVRPECQFEMCHLPGSINVPFEELDNELSSLEGRIADAAEVVVICRRGNDSQLAVEKLRQAWKQAVKVCDVRGGLEAWTKTVDPSFPSY, from the exons ATGGACTCGCATGACTCGGAGGTAGCTGCTCTACGCGCCCAAGTGAAAGCAAAGGATGGGGAGATACAGCGGCTTCGCCAAGCTCTGTCACACCAACAG GCTCTGGGAGGTGTGATCGACGCGGCTTTGAGCAGTGACGATGTGTCGCGTTACAGCAGACAGATGCTGCTGCCAGGCTTCGGCGTACAAG GTCAGAAGGCTCTCAAGTCGGCATCCGTGCTAATCGTTGGAGCTGGCGGGTTGGGATGCCCGTGTGCTGCATACCTAGCAGCTGCTGGAGTTG GTCGAATAGGAATAATTGATTTTGATGCTGTGGAAACAAGCAACCTCCACCGACAGATTCTCCACTCGGAAGCCAAAGTGGGCTTGTCCAAAGTAGATTCACTCGTGATTGCCCTTCGGCA GCTAAACTCTCAGCCGGAATATGTGCAGCACTGTGCGGTTCTTGACAGTTCTAATGCCTTGGATGTCATCGGCAG GTACCGAGTGGTGGTCGATGCCAGCGACAACGCAGCCACCAGGTACCTGGTTAACGACGCATGCGTGCGCTTGGGCCGACCGCTGGTGTCGGGCAGCGCACTGCGTTGGGAGGGTCAGCTGACGGTGTATGGGCACGGCGGTGGGCCGTGCTATCGGTGCCTCTTCCCTCAGCCACCACCCACCACCACGGTCACCAACTGCTCGGAAGGAGGTGTCGCTGGCATGG TTCCGGGTGTCATTGGCTGCATGCAAGCACTGGAAGTGGTGAAAATCCTGACTGGCTATGGAG AGGTCTGTTCTGGAAAGTTGCTCTTGTTCGACGGCACCGATGCCAGGTGGCGACAGGTGGCACTGAGGGGAAAGCTGCCTGACTGTCCCGTCTGTTccaacccgtccgcagaggctACGCTACAGGACTACGCTGCCTGGTGTGGGATGGGGCCAGCAAATAAG tgtTGCGGCATTTCTGTGCTACCCAAGGAGCTGCGCATTTCATGTCAG GACCTGAAGGATCGGCTTCTGCGCAAGCAGCCAGGCTGTCTTTTGCTGGACGTCCGACCCGAGTGCCAGTTTGAGATGTGCCACTTGCCTGGCAGTATCA ATGTTCCATTTGAAGAACTGGATAATGAGCTGAGTTCACTGGAGGGAAGGATAGCAGACGCTGCAGAAG TGGTGGTCATCTGCCGTCGCGGCAACGACTCCCAGCTTGCGGTCGAAAAGCTGAGGCAGGCTTGGAAGCAGGCGGTCAAGGTGTGCGACGTGCGAGGCGGCCTGGAGGCCTGGACCAAGACTGTGGACCCCAGCTTTCCTTCCTACTGA